CACCCCGCTTCAGATTGTGACGGCCGTCAGTGCGATAGCCAACGGCGGTCACCTGATGCAGCCCTATCTGGTGCGTAAGATAACCGACGCTGAAGGCCACACGATTTTCCGGAGGAAGCCCCGATTGGTCCGGCGGGTGATCACCGCTGAAACCAGCCGGACGCTTCTTGACCTGATGAGAAACGTCGTGGCTCCCGGAGGAACAGGAGTCAAAGCCACGATTGACGGATACGATATCGCTGGAAAAACCGGCACGGCCCAGGTGTATGATCCGTCGAAACATGCCTATACGCGCAAGCAGACCATTGATTCCTTTGTTGGTGTCCTGCCAGCCGATCATCCGTCTCTCGTCATTCTGGCCGTCGTTGTGAAGCCCAGGAAAATTTCCTGGGGGGGGACTGTTGCTGCACCCCTTTTTCGGAAAGTGGCCGAAATGGCTCTCGTCCGGTTTCGAATCCCCTCAGAGAAACAGCCAGAACGGAAAGATCACTCTTCCGTCGACCGGGTCGTTGATCGACGGGCCGGAAGTGATATATCGGAAAACATCAAATGATCTGTTGTTTTTCGAGTCTAAAAATCAGAATTGGGGAAAACCTCGATGAGACACGACAGACCCACGCATGACAAACACTGGCTGTCCCTGAATCTTCCTCCTCCCGTTTGCGGGCGTTTTCCGGAGAAGGTTCTGAGCTTGTCCGACGATTCCCGCCAGGTCGAGAACGGTGCGCTTTTTCTGATCCGGCCGGGAGAAGGGTTCCGGTGGGAATTTGTCGATGAAGCGCTGGACCGCGGAGCCTCCTATCTGGTGGCCGACCGGAAAGCGTTCGCGGAGATCGACAGTCGACCGGCTCTTTCCTCCAGAATTTGTGAATCCGCCGGGCTGTCACTGGTGGAGAACCTTCCCCGGGCGGTTGGCCAGCTGGCGTCTTCCTGGTGGGGCTTCCCTTCCTCTTTCCTGAAAGTGATCGGTGTCACGGGGACCAACGGGAAAACCACATCGAGTTTCCTGACGCGCTCTGTTTGCCGTGCCGGAGGATTACCCTGCGGTCTGATCGGAACTGTCGTTTTTGATGTCGGCCATGAAGAGACAGAGGCGCCGCAGACGACTCCCGGTGCCATACGGATTCAATCCCTGTTTGCGGAATCTCTCCGGAACGGACTGAAGTCCGTTTCGATGGAAGTTTCCTCGCACGCGCTCGATCAGGATCGTCTGGCCGGAACGAATTTTTCCGTTGTCCATTTTACAAATCTGACCCGGGATCATCTCGATTATCACCGGACGATGGAAGCCTATTTTGAAGCGAAAAGAAAGCTCCTGATGTGGGAAAACCCGGATGGAAGTCATCCGGTGGCCGTCGTGCATACGGGAGATGAGTATGGGGCCAGACTGGCGAAAGAGCTTGAACGGGATGGGCGCCGGGTCCTGACCTATGGGGAGGGAGCGGATGCCATGATCCGGCCCCTTCGTGTCGACGTCGGTCTGTCGGGAATCCGGGGAACTCTTCGGACGAGCCGGGGAGAAATGTCCATTGATTCCTCCTTGTCCGGCCATTACAACCTCCAGAATATTCTGGGCGCTGTCGGCTGCGGTGAGGCGCTCGGGCTCTCCATGGAAAAAATCGCGGAAGGGATTCATTCCCTCCCCGGTGTTCCGGGACGTTTTGAACGCGTGGACAGTCCGACGGGATTTTCGGTGATCGTGGACTATGCGCATACGGACGACGCTCTTTCGAACCTTTTGTCCGCCGTTCGCCCGGTGACCCGGGGAAAGGTCATCACCGTTTTCGGCTGCGGCGGGGATCGGGATCGGGGAAAACGCCCTCGCATGGGGAGCGTCGCCGGCCGTCTTTCCGATTTTGTTGTCCTGACATCGGACAATCCCCGAACGGAAAATCCGGAATCGATCCTGGATGAAATAGAGCCGGGACTTCGGGAGACGGGAACCCCCTATGTCCGGGTTTCCGACCGAAAATCCGCGATCTTTGAGGCCATTCGTCGGGCCCGCCCCGGAGATGCGGTCGTGATCGCCGGAAAAGGGCACGAGAACTACCAGATTCTGGGAAAGCAAAAAATACACTTCGATGATCGGGAAATTGCCCGTCTCGCCCTCGCGGAGAGCTCCCGTTGACCGATTCTCTCTCGTTCTGGCTCGACAAGGGATCTGTTCTGCGGGAAACATCCGCAAGAGAGGAAGGACCAGCTCTTCCCGACGACACACCGTTTGCCGGTGTTTCGACGGATACGCGCGATCTGCGTCCCGACATGCTGTTTGTGGCATTGAGGGGTGACGCGTTCGATGGGCACGACTATGTCGGGGAAGCCTTTCGGAAGGGAGCCAGAGCTGCACTGGTCTCGCGCTCTGTGGAGGCAACAGGTCCCCTTCTGATTGTCGGGGACACGCGTCTGGCCCTTCAGGGTCTCGCTCGAGCGATCGTCCGGAAAAGATTCGCAGAAGGGAAGCGGCTGGTGACACTCACGGGGACCGCCGGAAAAACGACGACCCGGGAACTGCTCTGCCTCGTGCTGTCGGCGGAGGGAAGGCGTCCTCACACAAATCGTCAGAACTGGAACAATGAAATCGGTGTCCCCCGTACACTCTGGGAATGGGGTGAGAAGGACGGAGACGCTGTTCTCGAAGTGGGAATCCGAAAGCCGGGCGACATGGATTATTTGTCGTCGGTTCTGGTTTCCGATGCCTCCATCGTGACATCCGTGGGGGAGGGACATCTGGAGACCCTGGGCTCGGTCGAAGGCGTCTGGAAAGAGAAATCGCACCTGCTCAACTGGGTTCGCCCGGGGGGAGCGATCGTTCTTCCGCTGGACCTCCTTATCCGATATCCAGCCTCTCCTGTCTTCCGGGAACGGCAGAGAAGATTTTTCTTTGTCGAACTGGACCCGGATCCCGGAGATTCCGCACGGGGTCCCCGGTCGGTTCCGGAAGGATCCACGATTCTGACCGGCACCCTCCGGAAAGAAGAAGGTGGAAAATGGATCTTGTCCGGCACAACGGGCCCGGAGTCTTTTTCCTGGAAAATGCCTTCCCCTTCCTCCATTTTGGCAATGGATGCCCTCCTTGCACTGGCTGCCGGAAACGCGTTGGGAGTCTCTCTCCAGGAAGGCGCGAACCACCTTGAAAATTTTTCTCCTCTCCCGGGAAGAATGCAAGAAAAAAGAACGCCGGAAGGAGCGCTGCTTCTTCTCGACCATTACAATTCCAATCCCCTTTCCCTCCGGGGTGCTTTCCAGTGGTGTGCCGAGGTCTGGAAAAAAGAGGCGACTCTCTCCAGGGGGGAACCAGGAAAACTCCTCGCCGTTCTTGGAGACATGCTGGAGTTGGGGGAAGATTCCCCCCGTCTCCACCGGGAAGCCGGCCGGATCGCCGCCGAAACTCCCTTTTCTGCAATCTTCTACAAGGGTGATTTTTTCCAGGAATTCCGCGAGGGCTACCTTTCCGGCAAAGGCGAAGAGGCCAGACTTGTCCCTCTTTCGGGGCCGCCGTCTTCCGGACAGGGTGTTTTTCCGATCCTGACGAGGGGGGATGTTGTCCTGATCAAGGGCTCCCGCGGCATGCATCTTGAACAGGAAGCGCGTTTGTTCGGTGTGGAGGCCTGATGCTCTACCAGTTGTTTCATCTCCATCAGGAATATCCCTTCTTCAATATTTTCCGGTACATCACCTTCCGCGCCATCTATGCGACCGTCACCTCCATGGTTCTGCTGCTTGTCCTTGGCCCATGGCTGATTCAGTGGCTCCGACGTCTTCAGATCGGACAGGAGGTCCGGGACGACGGACCCAAATCGCATTTGGCCAAACAGGGAACGCCGACGATGGGAGGGGTTCTGATCCTCCTCGGGATTTTTGTGTCGACCCTCCTGTGGGCGGACCTGTCCGATCCGTATGTCTGGATGGTTCTGGGCGCCCTTGGTGCCAATGGTGTCATCGGATTTCTGGACGATTACCTGAAGGTCCTGAAAAAACAGTCCAAGGGACTTCTTGCCTGGCAGAAGTTTACCCTTCAGATTCTGTCCGGGGTTCTTCTCAGTATGTGGTACCTCTGGGTCAACCATGCGGATACGCGCATCGTCGTGCCTTTTCTGAAGGAGCTGAATCCTGCACTGGGCATTTTGTTCCTCCCGTTCGCCGTGGGCGTGCTGTCCGGTACCGCCAATGCCGTCAATCTGACGGACGGACTGGACGGGCTGGCAGTGGGTCCCGTCATCGTCGTGTCACTTGCGTTCATGGGGATCACGTACGTCACCGGTCACGAACTGTTTGCGCGTTACCTCACGATCATTCCGGTTCCCGGAGCGGGGGAGCTCGCGATTGTTTGCGGGGCCATGGTGGGTTCTTCTCTGGGGTTCCTCTGGTTCAATGCCTATCCCGCTTCGATCTTCATGGGTGATGTGGGGGCCCTGGCCCTCGGCGGAGGGATCGGCATGATGGCGATCGTGACGCGCCAGGAGCTTCTCCTGCTGCTTCTGGGAGGGATTTTTGTCGCCGAGGCCGTCTCGGTCATTGCCCAGGTGCTCTCTTACAAAATTCGCAAAAAAAGGGTGCTCAGAATGGCTCCCCTGCATCACCACTATGAGCTGGGAGGTGTCGAGGAACCCAAGGTGATCGTGCGGTTCTGGATTGTATCGATCATCCTGGCTCTTTTGAGCTTGAGCACCTTCAAGCTTCGCTGATGTCAAGGAGGCGGGGAATGACCGGATTTGGTCAATGACGGAAAAGAGGGAAAGGAAACTTCCCCCTGCCGGTGAAACCATTACCGTGATTGGAGCCGGACGTTCGGGGTGGCCGCCGCTCGTCTTGCACGGGCGCTGGGATATCGCGTCCGTCTGCTGGACGAAGGGCCTGTTCCCCCAAAGAAAAAAAACTTCTTCAGGAAGAGGGGGTTGAGGTTCAGGAAGGCCGGGCGTTCGACGCGCGGGAGATCCTGTCGCTGCCCTTTGTCATCGTGAGTCCAGGTGTTCCGCCGCGAAAATGGGCAGGACAGGAAGCGCCGTTGTATATCAGAAACGTGATGGGGGAGATGGAATGGGCCTCCAGCTGGACGGCCGTTCCTCTCGTGGCGGTTGGCGGAACGAACGGAAAATCGACGACGTCGGCTCTCCTTGCCCATTTTCTGGAGGCTGCCGGAGAACGTGTCTTTCTGGGAGGAAACTTCGGAACACCCCTTTCGGACATGGTTCTGTCGGAACGAAGGGGAAGTTCCCCCCTGCCCACTGTTGCGGTGGTGGAACTGTCGAGTTTTCAGGCGGAAACGATGGGGATTTTCCGGCCGGTGGTCAATCTCCTTCTGAACATCACTCCGGACCACCTGGATCGCTATCTTTCGGTGGACCATTATCGAAATGCCAAATGGAATGCCTTCCAGACAATGGAAAAGGAGAGTTTTACCGTCCTCAACAGGGACCCGGCGTGCGGTGTTTATCCACCGTTCTCCCCCATTTCGTCCCGGCTGGCCTGGTTCTATGGGTCCAAAGGATCCTGTCCGGACAGGACCGGGGGGCTCATCCTGGAGGGGGATGCCTTGTCGGCAACTCTTGACGGAATCGAGGGGCTTCCCCCGATTTCCTGGAATCTGGAAAAATTTCCTCTCGAGGGAATGGGAAACCGGCAGAACCTGGCTGCGTCTCTCCTGGGTGCCGTGCTGTATCTCAAGGCCACGGGAAAACATCCGGAACAGGTGACGACAGTCCTGGAAGAGGCAGCCGCTTCTTTCCGGGGTCTGCCGCACCGGATGGAAGTGGTGGGAGAGTGGAAGGGTATCCGGTTCATCAATGATTCCAAGGCAACAAATGTGGACGCCACGCGCCTGGCCCTGGAGGGTTATGCGGGGCATTCTCCGTTTGTTCACCTGATTCTGGGGGGTCGGGACAAGGGAGCTCCCTATGCGCCTCTCCGGGAGGGGATCCGGACGTCCGTCAAATCGATTGCGGTGTTGGGCGAAGCCCGGGACAAAATCCGGGAAGAACTGGGAAGTCTTGTTCCCCTGAGGATGTGCGAGAGCCTGGAGGAGGCGGTGGACGTCGCAGCCGGACAGGCGTCCGAAGGAGACAGGGTCCTCTTGTCCCCGGCATGTTCAAGCTACGATATGTTTCACGGATATGAAGAGCGGGGGGCTGTCTTCCGGTCGATCGTGGAAAACTGGATCCGTCGCCGGGAGCGGGCGCGATGAAAGCGATGGGGTTTCCCCTGACGGAACAACCGGAGGCCGGGAAGACGCCTATGCCCACCCGAAAAGTCGATATTCTTCTTCTTTTTGCGGTCACCTTTCTCCTGTGTATCGGCATCGGGATGGTCATGTCGGCGTCCTTGTCGACAAGCCAGCCTTTTCGCCTGTTTTCCCGGCAGCTGATTTCCGGAGTGATTGCCCTGGGAGTGATGATTGTCGTCGCCCGGATCGATTATCACCTCTGGTTTGAATGGCGTCTTCTTCTCTACGCGGGAGGAATGATTTCCCTCATTGCGCTCTATATCCCCCACGTCGGGATGGTCATGAACGGTGCCAGGCGCTGGATCCATCTGGCAGGACTCACTCTCCAGCCCTCCGAACTGGCACGGGACGCCATGATCATTCTGACGGCCGTCCTTCTGGTCAAAGCGCGAAAACTCTCTCCTGAGGGCCCGCTGGTGCTCCCCCGCAAGAACCTGATTTCGTTCGGGGTGTTTCTGGGACTCTATGTTGTTCTCATCCTTCGGGAGCCGGATTTCGGTTCTTGCGTCTTTATGCTCTCGGTCCTTTTCCTGATGTTCTTTCTCGGGGGGGTCCCCCTCTCCCTGCTCGCGCGGTTGGCGGCAGCAGCGATCCCTGTTGTTGTCTGGTTTCTTGTTCATCATCGGTACACCCTGGAGCGATTCTCGAATTTCCGGATGGCTCGTCATGCGTCATCGGCAGCTGCTACCCAGCTTGGGCAATCTCTCGTTGCCCTGGGGTCCGGGGGGCTGACCGGAGCCGGTTTGGGGCATGATTGGGTGGGAGGGGGAATCCTTCCGGAGCCAGGAACGGATTTCATCTTCGCCCTGGTCGGGGAGCAGCTCGGTCTTGTGGGAACGCTGTCCGTTGTGTTTCTTTTTGGCATTCTTTTCTATCGGGGAATGCATGTCGCCAAGCACGCCCCGGACTTTGCCGGACGGATGCTTGCCCTCGGATTCACCCTTTCGATTGCGATCGAGGCGATTTTCAACATGGGTGTCGCGACCGGCCTTCTCCCGACCAAGGGAATCCCGTTGCCTTTCATGAGTTTTGGCGGATCGTCCCTGCTCGCAAACGCTCTTGGGGTCGGGATTGTCTTGTCCGTCTCCCGATTTTCTGTTCCTCCTCCCCGGGAGCAGTCCCTTTTGAACGGAGAGACGCGATGAACTCCCCCCGGCTTCCCCGGCAAATCTCCCGTCTTGCTGTGACCGGGGGAGGGACGGGAGGACATGTGGTTCCTGCCCTCAACCTTCTTGAGGCGGCCCGCCGGGAATTAGGCGCGGCCATCTTGTATATCGGAACGCCAGGAAATCTGGAGGAAAGACTGGCTCTGGAGAAAGGGATTCCCTTTGCGGGCATTCCGACATCGGGGTTCATGGGAAAGAGCATGCGGGCGAAACTGACCGCGGTTGCCCGCGTTCTTCCCGGCGTTTCGGAATCTCTTCGGGTTCTGAAAGACTTTCGGCCGGACCTGCTTGTCGGAACGGGCGGGTATGTTCAGGTGCCTTCCGTGCTGACGGCAGCCCTGCTTGGAATCCCGGCCTTTCTTCTTGAGCCGAACGGGGTGACCGGTTGGGCCAATCGGCTTTTGAAGCCTTTTGCCGCTGGGGTCGTTCTTCCGTATGGCGACAAGGGGCCAACCGGAATTCCCCTGGGCGGGAGGGGCCGACCCGATCGACCGGGCAGAGAACGTTTTCAGGGTGTGCTGACAATTCTGATTGCGGGGGGAAGTCAGGGAGCAAGGCAGATTAACAGGGAAGTCCCGAAAATCCTGAAGGCCCTTCTCGAAAAAGAAACGCTCCCATTGAAGATCGTCCATCAGGCGGGAGAGTCCGGAGAGAGGGAAACGAGAGAGCTTTACAAAAATCTCGGAATCGAAGCCGATGTTCTTGGATTTGACCCGTCGTTGTCCGCCCGGTATCGTTCATGCGCGCTGACGATCGCGCGGGCGGGTGCCATGACGGTGGCGGAAATCACATACGCGGGGACCCCCGCGTTTTATGTGCCCTATCCGCTGGCCATCGGTGACCATCAGCGGATCAATGCGGAGTCTGTCCAGCGCGCGGGAGGTGGCTGGGTCTGGTCCGACGCTTCCCTGACGGAAACATCCGCGCGGGCAATGGAACTCTCCGCTGTACTGAGAGAGCCGGACCGTCTTCGGGAGGCGGGAGACAGGGCCTGGGCCCTGTCTCCCGGGAGGCCGTCCGGGGAATGGCTTCTTTCCCTTCTTGATCGGGGAGAAGGGAGCAAAAGGGGCGGAATGACAGTTTCCAAATGACGGGAAATTGTCCATAATTGCAAGAATGTCTGTCCGTGTCGGAGAGTTTGCCGATAAAAGGGATATGGGGCACGGAAGTCCGTGTTTCGTTTCCGCGGGCGGAAACGACAAGGGGGAACGATGTGGAATGACAGCTTCAGATCCTTTCACTTTGTGGGTATTGGCGGTAACGGGATGGCGCCTGTGGCCGAAATCCTGCTTTCCCGCGGTGCCCTCGTATCCGGTTCGGACAAGACGCAGACGGACCTGACACGACGGTTATCCGAACTCGGTGCGCGCGTCTTTGTCGGGCATCGGGCGGAACAGGTCGGTGCGGTGGATGCCGTCGTCATCTCCACGGCAATCTCCCAGGAAAACCCTGAACTACTGGAGGCCCGGCGGCTGGGGATTCCGGTTGTTCATCGGGGAGAGGCGCTGGCAGGCATCATGCGTGGATTTCAGGGTGTCGCAGTGGCCGGATCCCACGGAAAGACGACCACAACGTCCATGATTGCCCACGTCCTGGCCCACGGGGGGCTCGATCCCACCTGTGTGGTGGGTGGACGCGTTCCCGGTTTCGGGGGAAACGCCCGCGTCGGAAAGAAAAACATTTTTATTGCGGAAGCGGATGAGAGCGATGGGTCCTTCCTGAAAATCTCTCCCCATGTCGCCGTCGTGACGAATGTCGATCAGGAGCACCTCGACTACTACCAGTCGTTCGACCAGCTGAAGGCGGCTTTTGAGCGGTTTCTCACGTCCGTTCCTCCGGAGGGGCTCGCTGTTGCCTGCCTGGACGATCCGGAGCTGTCGAACATTCTTCCTTCCCTGAACGCGCCCCACTGGACCTACGGCTTCTCCCCCGCGGCGGACGTCGTCGGGAGCGATGTTTCCGCAGAGGGACTTTCCACATCGTTTTCTGTCCGCCTCCGTGGAAAGGATATCGGAACCTTCATGCTGAATGTTCCGGGTGTGCACAATGTGCTGAACGCACTCGCGACGATCGCAGTCGCGCACCATTTCGGCCTCGAGGCGGAATGTGCCAGGGAAGCGCTGGAGAGATTTCGCGGCGTCGGTCGACGGTTCACTCAGGTGGGTGAGGAAGGCGGAATCCGGATTGTGGATGACTACGGCCACCACCCGACAGAGATCGGCGTGACACTTGCCGCAGCACGCCAGGCCTATCCGGACAGGCGTCTGGTCGTTGCGTTCCAGCCGCACCGTTTTTCCAGGACGCGGGATCTTCTTTCCCGGTTCGCATCGGCTTTCCAGCTGGCCGATGTGCTAGTCCTGGGAGAGATCTACGGGGCGGGGGAAAGCCCGATCGCCGGGATAACCGGCCGGCGTCTCTTTGACGAAATCCGGACCTCTTTCGAGAATGAAGCCTACTTTGCCGGAGACCAGAGCGAAATGATCTCCCGCCTCATGACAATATTAAAACCGGGAGACCTTCTGATAACGATGGGCGCGGGAGATGTCACCCATCTGGGAGGTGAAGTCCTGGCCCGCCTCAGGCAGTCCAGCCGGGTGGTCGGATGATCCTTCACGACGAGCCCTTGTCCCGGCATTCGTCCATCCGCACGGGAGGTCCGGGACAGATTGTCGCTCTGGTCGAGTCGACGGAAGAGTTGATGTCTGTCCTGCAAAGAGTCAAGGAGGGAATCTTTCCCTCCCCGGTCCGTTTTATCGGGAACGCAAGCAACATCCTTTTTCCGGACGGGGGGCTTCTTGGAACCGTGATCTCGCTCAAGAAGATGGACCGGTTTACCCTGCGCCCGGATGGACTGATCGAGGCAGAAGCCGGTGCGTTCCTTCCCCGGCTGGCCTTCCATGCAGCACGGCAGGGACGGGGAGGTCTTGGGTTTCTGTCGGGAATTCCCGGGACGGTGGGCGGCGGAATCGTCATGAATGCCGGTACCACGACGGGGGAGATGGGGGATATTCTTCGTGAAGTCTGCCTGGTTTCGCCGGATGGGGCCATGGAGCGGATCGTCCGGGAAGACCTCCGGTTTTCCTACCGGACGTCGGAGTTCCAGCGGGAAGAGCTTTCGGAGCGTCCGTCTCGCTGGCAGGACTGGGTAATCGTTTCGGCCGTTCTGGAGACATTTCCGGCCGAACCTGTTTTTCTGATGGAGGAATGGGAGCGCCTCCGGCGTTCGAGAAGCGAGGCTCAACCGCTCGACAAACCTAATCTGGGTTCTGTTTTCCGAAACCCGCCGGGGGATTTTGCCGGTCGGCTGATTGAAGACGCGGGATGGAAAGGCGTCGTACGGGGAGGAATAGAAATTTCTCCCCGTCACGCGAACTTCTTCGTCAACCGGGGCGGTGGTCTGTCCAGGGATTTTCGGTCGCTTGTGGAAGACGTGCGGCTTGCAATCCTTAAGGAAAACGGTATCCGGCTTGAGACAGAGGTGGAAATCGTGCCGGAAGAAACGCCGGCAGCAGTCTGAAAGGCGAAGGGATCGTGCTGAAAAAGACATTTCGTAAGGTGGCGGTGTTGATGGGAGGGGATTCTCCCGAGGCGGCCGTTTCGCGCATGAGTGGAAAGGCTGTTCTGGAGGCCCTGAGGAGTCGCGGGTATGAGGCCATTCCGGTGGAAGCCGGACCGGACCTTTTCCACACGCTGCTCCGCACTTCGCCCGATGTCTGCTTTCTGGCCACCCACGGAGGTCACGGTGAGAACGGAGCCCTGCAGGGGTGCCTGGAAGTGCTCGGCATTCCCTATACCGGCTCCGGTGTTCTCGGAAGTGCTCTCGGGATGAGTAAAAGCGCCTCCCGAGCCCTGTTTCGTCAGGGAGGACTCGACGTTCCGGAGACTGTCGCGATCGAATCCGGAGAGAGGCTGACTCCGGACAAGATTCCCTTCCCTCTTCCCTTTATGGTCAAGCCGGAATCGGCGGGTTCCTCGATCGGGGTGACACGGGTAGACCATTTCCCGGACCTGCCTCAAGCGCTCCTCGAGGCGGAAAAACATTCCTCCCGCATTCTCGTGGAGCCGTTCCTTCCGGGACGGGAGGTCCAGTCCGCCATTCTGGACGGCCGGTATCTGGGCGCGATAGAAATCGTTCCGGATTCTTCGGAGCCCTTTTATACCTACGCATCCAAGTATCAGAAAGGAAAATCGCGGCACATTTTTCCGGCTCCCCTGACGAGCGATGTTGCTTCCCGGCTTGAAGAAGCCACTCTTCGCGCTTTCGGTCTTCTGGAGCTTCGAGGGGTTGCCCGCATGGACACTTTGGTCCTTCCGGATGGCCGCGTGGTCGTCCTGGAAATGAACACGTTGCCGGGGTTGACGGAAACCTCCCTCGTCCCCGAAATCGCCAGAGGATGCGGCCTCTCGTTTGAGGACCTGGTGGAAACGATTCTGTCTTCGGCCCGTTTGGATACTCCCGCTCCGACACCTGTTTGCTAGCCATGTCCACTCTTCCCGCACCGTCCGGAGATCTTCCTTCGGGTCAGCAGGAGCCGGTTTCCCGAAAAAGCTGGAAAGGAAAAGGACGTCTCGTCCTGATGGGATTCTTCTTCTTTTTCCTGACCGTTTTGTCTTTTGGACCCGGACATTTTGCCTTTCCTCCCGCCAGACCGATCGTTCTTGAGGGCTGGCCGGTCGTTCCGGTGAAAACGCTTGAATCGTGGATTGAAAAAGCACCGGAAGGAACGTTTCTGAAGTTTGCCGACCTTCACGATTGGATGGAGCGGCATCCATGGATCCGGGAAGTGTCCGCCAAAACTTTTCCCTGGGGGGCCCGGACGATCACGGTCCGTTTGAAGACACCCATGGCCGTGCTCCGTTCTTCTTCCGGAATCCTCCCTCCAGGAACGGATCTTCCCTCCGAAAGTCCACACTTTGTTCCCTACCTGCTTCCGGATGGAAAAGTTCTGACAGGTCTTGTTGTTCCCGCGGTTTCCCGGTTGCCGGAAGTGATTGTCCGTTCTCCGATCGGACGCTCGGGAGGGAAAAGTCTGGTCGCGGCGATTCGGCTTGTCCAAAAATGCCATGCTAGCGGAGCTCCGTCAGGTCAACTGTTCGTCTTCCGAAAACCCCACGAGATCCGGTTTTTTCCAGATCGTTCTTCCGTCTATCTGATTTTGCCGGAAGAAGGCTCCTGCCAGCCGTTCCGGCTCTATTCGAGGCTTCTCGGCCGCTTGTCGGCCCTTCCCGCAGGAGTCGTCCCGATCGGCTACGACCTTCGTTTCAAAGGGATGATCCTCGTTCGTCCGGCTTCCCTTGCGAAGCCCGACAAAAAATCGAAAGCAGGATCGTCCGGTCGATGATTTCCGGGACTTCCCGGCCGGGCCTGTTGTCCTGATTTCCCCAGATATGCGACAATCTGCACCGGGATTCCCGACGGAGAACTCCGTTTTTTTGATGGCTCCAGTGCAATTCTTAACGGTTGAAACGAAGGATGAGAACAAGGTGTCGAGCAATCCTCTTTATGCAGCTGTCGATCTTGGTTCGACGAAAGTTGTTGCGGTGGCGGGTCACGCAGTGGACGACAATCTTTTCGAGGTGGTGGGTCTGGGAACATCCCCGACAGGCTCGGCACTTCGAAACGGAACGATTATCGGGGTTCCGCAGGCCGTGACCGCGATCAATCGTGCGGTGGACCAGGCTCAGCGGATGGCGGGCCGGCCCATCAAACACGTCGTTGTCGGTTTTGCCGGAGGAGAAATTGTCGGCATGGACCAGCGGGTGACGATCGCGTTGAGAGACCGGGAAGTGCAGCCATCCGATATCGAAAAGGTTCTCCAGGAAGCGCGCTCAATGATTAACCGCCCCCAGGCGGAAATCCTGCATGTCATCCCCAAGTCCTACACGATCGATGATCTGGCGAACATCCCCAATCCGGTGGGCATGGTCGGTGCCCGCCTGGAAGCGCACGTCCATGTCATCCGGGGCTCCGAAATGGTAATTGCCAACCTCCGTCGGACGATCGAACGGTCGGGACTTCTCTTGCAGGAGGGAGATCTCGTCCTCCAGCCCCTGGCGGCTGCCAGGGCTCTCCTGACGGAGGACGACAAGGAGCTGGGCGTCGCGATTGTCGATATCGGCGGGGGA
The sequence above is drawn from the Leptospirillum ferriphilum ML-04 genome and encodes:
- a CDS encoding FtsW/RodA/SpoVE family cell cycle protein codes for the protein MKAMGFPLTEQPEAGKTPMPTRKVDILLLFAVTFLLCIGIGMVMSASLSTSQPFRLFSRQLISGVIALGVMIVVARIDYHLWFEWRLLLYAGGMISLIALYIPHVGMVMNGARRWIHLAGLTLQPSELARDAMIILTAVLLVKARKLSPEGPLVLPRKNLISFGVFLGLYVVLILREPDFGSCVFMLSVLFLMFFLGGVPLSLLARLAAAAIPVVVWFLVHHRYTLERFSNFRMARHASSAAATQLGQSLVALGSGGLTGAGLGHDWVGGGILPEPGTDFIFALVGEQLGLVGTLSVVFLFGILFYRGMHVAKHAPDFAGRMLALGFTLSIAIEAIFNMGVATGLLPTKGIPLPFMSFGGSSLLANALGVGIVLSVSRFSVPPPREQSLLNGETR
- a CDS encoding UDP-N-acetylglucosamine--N-acetylmuramyl-(pentapeptide) pyrophosphoryl-undecaprenol N-acetylglucosamine transferase, with the translated sequence MNSPRLPRQISRLAVTGGGTGGHVVPALNLLEAARRELGAAILYIGTPGNLEERLALEKGIPFAGIPTSGFMGKSMRAKLTAVARVLPGVSESLRVLKDFRPDLLVGTGGYVQVPSVLTAALLGIPAFLLEPNGVTGWANRLLKPFAAGVVLPYGDKGPTGIPLGGRGRPDRPGRERFQGVLTILIAGGSQGARQINREVPKILKALLEKETLPLKIVHQAGESGERETRELYKNLGIEADVLGFDPSLSARYRSCALTIARAGAMTVAEITYAGTPAFYVPYPLAIGDHQRINAESVQRAGGGWVWSDASLTETSARAMELSAVLREPDRLREAGDRAWALSPGRPSGEWLLSLLDRGEGSKRGGMTVSK
- the murC gene encoding UDP-N-acetylmuramate--L-alanine ligase, which gives rise to MWNDSFRSFHFVGIGGNGMAPVAEILLSRGALVSGSDKTQTDLTRRLSELGARVFVGHRAEQVGAVDAVVISTAISQENPELLEARRLGIPVVHRGEALAGIMRGFQGVAVAGSHGKTTTTSMIAHVLAHGGLDPTCVVGGRVPGFGGNARVGKKNIFIAEADESDGSFLKISPHVAVVTNVDQEHLDYYQSFDQLKAAFERFLTSVPPEGLAVACLDDPELSNILPSLNAPHWTYGFSPAADVVGSDVSAEGLSTSFSVRLRGKDIGTFMLNVPGVHNVLNALATIAVAHHFGLEAECAREALERFRGVGRRFTQVGEEGGIRIVDDYGHHPTEIGVTLAAARQAYPDRRLVVAFQPHRFSRTRDLLSRFASAFQLADVLVLGEIYGAGESPIAGITGRRLFDEIRTSFENEAYFAGDQSEMISRLMTILKPGDLLITMGAGDVTHLGGEVLARLRQSSRVVG
- the murB gene encoding UDP-N-acetylmuramate dehydrogenase codes for the protein MILHDEPLSRHSSIRTGGPGQIVALVESTEELMSVLQRVKEGIFPSPVRFIGNASNILFPDGGLLGTVISLKKMDRFTLRPDGLIEAEAGAFLPRLAFHAARQGRGGLGFLSGIPGTVGGGIVMNAGTTTGEMGDILREVCLVSPDGAMERIVREDLRFSYRTSEFQREELSERPSRWQDWVIVSAVLETFPAEPVFLMEEWERLRRSRSEAQPLDKPNLGSVFRNPPGDFAGRLIEDAGWKGVVRGGIEISPRHANFFVNRGGGLSRDFRSLVEDVRLAILKENGIRLETEVEIVPEETPAAV
- a CDS encoding D-alanine--D-alanine ligase, translated to MLKKTFRKVAVLMGGDSPEAAVSRMSGKAVLEALRSRGYEAIPVEAGPDLFHTLLRTSPDVCFLATHGGHGENGALQGCLEVLGIPYTGSGVLGSALGMSKSASRALFRQGGLDVPETVAIESGERLTPDKIPFPLPFMVKPESAGSSIGVTRVDHFPDLPQALLEAEKHSSRILVEPFLPGREVQSAILDGRYLGAIEIVPDSSEPFYTYASKYQKGKSRHIFPAPLTSDVASRLEEATLRAFGLLELRGVARMDTLVLPDGRVVVLEMNTLPGLTETSLVPEIARGCGLSFEDLVETILSSARLDTPAPTPVC